From the Streptomyces sp. NBC_00390 genome, the window GCCGAGTTCCAGGGCACGGAGCCCGAGGGCACGGAGTTCGAGAGCAGCGACTTCACGGACACCGACTTCCGAACGGACGCCGACCTCCAGGGCGACACGGACCAGGAAACGGACACCGACCCGGCAGCCTCGTACGACTACGACCACGAGTACGCGTACGAAGACCACGAGTACGCGTACGAAGCCGCTGCCGAGACCGCAGAAGAGTCCGCCGCCGAGCCGGAGAACGAGCTCGACGTCGAAGACGAACACGACGCCCCCACCCGGACCGTGGCCGCCGCCGTTCCCTCGGCGTCCGTCACGCCCCGCCCGGTCCGCCGCTCCGGCGGCAGCCGCGGCCGCCGCCGTACGCCCGCCAAGCGCTCCGCCCTGCTGACCGTTGCCGTGCCTTCCGCCTGCGTGATGGGCGTCGCCGGAATCGCCGCCGCATCGGTCAGCGACATCGGCGGCGACACCAAGGACGACAGCACCGCCAACCTGGCGGCCGCCGACCCGTCGTCCGTCAAGCAGATCGCCGCCAACAGCAAGATGGACACGCAGCTCGCCGCACTCAGCGCCGATGCCCGCGACTTCGGTGACCGTGCCTCGCGCACCCAGGAACGCCTCGATCTCAAGGCGCGCCAGGCGGCGGAGAAGCAGAAGCGCGCGGAGGAGGCGGCACGGCGCGAGGCCCTGCGCCCCAAGTTCGTCGTTCCGGTCAAGCAGGACGGCCTCAGCGCGTACTACGGCCAGTCCGGCGTCAACTGGATGTCAGTGCACACCGGTATCGACTTCCCCGTCCAGTACGGCACCGAGGTCATGGCCGCCACCGACGGCACCGTGCGCACCCAGTGGAACAGCGCCTACGGCAACATGGCGATCGTGACCGCCGCCGACGGCACCGAGACCTGGTACTGCCACCTCAGCACCACCAAGATCCGCTCCGGCACGGTCAAAGCCGGTGACGTGATCGCCTATTCGGGCAATTCGGGCAACTCCACCGGCCCGCACCTGCACTTCGAGGTTCGCCCGGGCGGCGGCTCGGCGATAGACCCGCTGCAGTGGCTGCGTTCGCACGGCCTGAACCCGTCGTAACGGCCTGAACCCGACGTAATCGAATCCGGGCCTGCAAAAACCCGTCCCGACGAGCCGTCCCCGAAATCCGGCGGAGCTGCCCCGGAGGACAGCCCCGGCCCTCTCGGTTCAGAGCTTATCGACCGGCGCGTACCGCAGCAGGAGCCGCTTCGGCTTGGTGTCCCCGAAGTCGATCGTCGCCTGTGCGTCGGCACCCGACCCCATCACCGCTACGACGGTCCCCAGACCGAACTGGTCGTGCGTGACGCGGTCGCCCACCGACAGCGCGATCACCGGCTTGTCGGTCGTGCGCCGCGTGGCGAAACCGGAGGCACCCCCGCGCGAGCGAGCGGACGAGAGCGACGACGCGATGCCCGACGTGGGCCCGGCGGGTGCGGCCATCGGCCCTGTGCGCTTCCAGTCCAGGTGCCGGCCGGGGATCTCCTCGAGGAAGCGTGACGGCGGGTTGTACGAGGGCTGGCCCCAGGCGCTCCGCATGGTCGAACGCGTCAGGTACAGGCGCTCGCGGGCTCGCGTGATGCCGACGTACGCCAGCCGGCGCTCCTCCTCCAGCTCCTTCGTCTGGCCCAGCGACCGCATGTGCGGGAAAACGCCGTCCTCCATGCCGGTGAGGAACACGACGGGGAACTCGAGGCCCTTGGCGGTGTGCAGCGTCATCAGCGTGATGACCCCCGTGCCTTCCTCGTCCTCGTCCGGGATCTGGTCGGAGTCGGCGACGAGTGCCACCTGCTCCAGGAACTCGGCGAGGGTGCCGGTGCCCTCCTCCTCGCCGCGCGCCTGCTCGAACTCGAGAGCCACGGCGGCCAGTTCCTGGAGGTTCTCGATCCGGGTCTCGTCCTGGGGGTCGGTCGATGCCTGCAGCTCGGCGAGATAGCCGGTGCGCTCCAGTACGGCCTCGAGGACGGTGGCGGGCCCTGCGCCGGACTCGACGACCGTACGCAGTTCCTCCATCAGCACGTTGAACCGTTTGACGGCGTTGGCGGAACGGGCCGCCATGCCGTACGCCTCGTCCACGCGCCGCAGGGCCTGCGGGAAGGTGATCTTCTCGCGCAGCGCCAGCGCGTCGATCATCGCCTCGGCGCGCTCGCCGATGCCGCGCTTGGGCACGTTGAGGATGCGGCGCAGCGGGACGTTGTCCTCCGGGTTGGCCAGGACGCGCAGATACGCGAGTACGTCCCTGACCTCCTTGCGCTCGTAGAAGCGCACTCCGCCGACGACCTTGTACGGCAGTCCGACGCGGATGAAGATCTCCTCGAAGACACGGGACTGGGCGTTCGTCCGGTAGAAGACGGCGACGTCGCCGGCCTTCGCCTCCGCGTTGTCGGTCAGCCGGTCGATCTCGTCGGCGACGAACTGGGCCTCGTCGTGCTCGGTGTCCGCGACATAGCCGGTGATCTGCGCGCCGGCCCCGGCGTTGGTCCACAGGTTCTTCGGACGGCGGCTCTCGTTGCGCTCGATGACCGCGTTGGCGGCCGAGAGGATCGTCTGGGTGGAGCGGTAGTTCTGCTCCAGCAGGATCGTGGTCGCCTCCGGGTAGTCCTCCTCGAACTGGAGGATGTTGCGGATGGTGGCGCCACGGAAGGCGTAGATCGACTGGTCGGCGTCACCGACGACGCACAGCTCGGCAGGCCCCAGGTCCTCGTATCCCGTACCCACCAGCTCGCGCACGAGTGTGTACTGAGCGTGGTTGGTGTCCTGGTACTCGTCCACCAGGACGTGCCGGAACCGTCGCCGGTAGTGCTCGGCGACGTCCGGGAACGCCTGCAGCAGGTGGACGGTGGTCATGATGATGTCGTCGAAGTCGAGGGCGTTGGCCTCGCGCAACCGCGACTGGTACATGCGGTACGCCTCGGCCAGCGTCTTCTCGAAACCTCCCCCCGAGCCTCCGGCCTGGGAGGTACCCCCAGCCGCGCGGTCCGCGAAGGTCTCCTCGTCGATCAGCTCGTTCTTCAGGTTCGAGATCTGGGCGCTGAAGGACTTCGGCGG encodes:
- the pcrA gene encoding DNA helicase PcrA; this encodes MSSLFDDSFLADLQPHAEEHPPPPEESAPEQVPDDLFEGAFDVPPARDGYYRDGAPRPVLDPAALLEGLNEQQRAAVAHTGSPLLIVAGAGSGKTRVLTHRIAHLLATRHVHPGQILAITFTNKAAGEMKERVEQLVGPRANAMWVSTFHSACVRILRRESKKLGFTSSFSIYDAADSKRLMALVCRDLDLDPKKFPPKSFSAQISNLKNELIDEETFADRAAGGTSQAGGSGGGFEKTLAEAYRMYQSRLREANALDFDDIIMTTVHLLQAFPDVAEHYRRRFRHVLVDEYQDTNHAQYTLVRELVGTGYEDLGPAELCVVGDADQSIYAFRGATIRNILQFEEDYPEATTILLEQNYRSTQTILSAANAVIERNESRRPKNLWTNAGAGAQITGYVADTEHDEAQFVADEIDRLTDNAEAKAGDVAVFYRTNAQSRVFEEIFIRVGLPYKVVGGVRFYERKEVRDVLAYLRVLANPEDNVPLRRILNVPKRGIGERAEAMIDALALREKITFPQALRRVDEAYGMAARSANAVKRFNVLMEELRTVVESGAGPATVLEAVLERTGYLAELQASTDPQDETRIENLQELAAVALEFEQARGEEEGTGTLAEFLEQVALVADSDQIPDEDEEGTGVITLMTLHTAKGLEFPVVFLTGMEDGVFPHMRSLGQTKELEEERRLAYVGITRARERLYLTRSTMRSAWGQPSYNPPSRFLEEIPGRHLDWKRTGPMAAPAGPTSGIASSLSSARSRGGASGFATRRTTDKPVIALSVGDRVTHDQFGLGTVVAVMGSGADAQATIDFGDTKPKRLLLRYAPVDKL
- a CDS encoding M23 family metallopeptidase, whose protein sequence is MNDQHAHAGYNGYAAGSFDSDPLFGALPGSYEAGHSSQYDSTQWDAGSHQSTGYDAYASPQQAQQPQYDQQYDTTGQWDAGAWNQGAHTGQYETAAATFAYDATGHWASPGYDTGAYDATAWNSAGATGTTDAFVPQQFTPEHEFVPAGGYDTTGYEAAGYETAGQETGYDSGYEAGYDTAAEFQGTEPEGTEFESSDFTDTDFRTDADLQGDTDQETDTDPAASYDYDHEYAYEDHEYAYEAAAETAEESAAEPENELDVEDEHDAPTRTVAAAVPSASVTPRPVRRSGGSRGRRRTPAKRSALLTVAVPSACVMGVAGIAAASVSDIGGDTKDDSTANLAAADPSSVKQIAANSKMDTQLAALSADARDFGDRASRTQERLDLKARQAAEKQKRAEEAARREALRPKFVVPVKQDGLSAYYGQSGVNWMSVHTGIDFPVQYGTEVMAATDGTVRTQWNSAYGNMAIVTAADGTETWYCHLSTTKIRSGTVKAGDVIAYSGNSGNSTGPHLHFEVRPGGGSAIDPLQWLRSHGLNPS